The proteins below come from a single Odontesthes bonariensis isolate fOdoBon6 chromosome 18, fOdoBon6.hap1, whole genome shotgun sequence genomic window:
- the rxrba gene encoding retinoic acid receptor RXR-beta-A isoform X1, which produces MGDSRDSRSPDSSSVSSPPSGQRSPSLVPSAASMTSLPPITSTGVNSPVSSIGSPFSVISSSLGSPCLPGTPSVGYGPISSPQINSTVSMSGLHAVSSSDDVKPPLGLKHLSSHSPGPMLSQKRLCSICEDRSSGKHYGVYSCEGCKGFFKRTVRKDLTYTCRDSKDCIVDKRQRNRCQYCRYQKCLAMGMKREVAKMNDRSVQEERQRNKERDGEVESTSAVNEEMPVEKILEAEMAVEQKTELHADGSSGGSSPNDPVTNICQAADKQLFTLVEWAKRIPHFSELPLDDQVILLRAGWNELLIASFSHRSISVKDGILLATGLHVHRNSAHSAGVGAIFDRAHNAEVGAIFDRVLTELVSKMRDMQMDKTELGCLRAIILFNPDAKGLSNPSEVELLRERVYASLESYCKQKYPDQQGRFAKLLLRLPALRSIGLKCLEHLFFFKLIGDTPIDTFLMEMLEAPHQLT; this is translated from the exons ATGGGAGACAGTCGAG ATTCTCGCAGCCCAGACAGTTCGTCTGTGTCCTCCCCGCCTTCGGGCCAACGCTCGCCTTCACTGGTTCCCTCCGCAGCTTCCATGACCTCCCTGCCACCCATTACATCCACCGGGGTCAACAGCCCCGTCAGTAGCATCGGATCCCCCTTTTCTGTTATTAGCTCATCACTGGGCTCTCCCTGCTTACCTGGCACCCCGTCGGTGGGTTATGGCCCAATTAGTAGCCCTCAG atcaACTCAACAGTGTCCATGTCAGGGCTCCATGCAGTGAGCAGCTCCGATGATGTGAAACCTCCACTTGGCTTGAAGCATCTGTCGTCTCACAGCCCGGGGCCGATGCTTTCCCAGAAACGCCTTTGTTCTATCTGCGAAGACAGATCCTCTG gtAAACATTATGGCGTATACAGCTGTGAGGGCTGCAAAGGCTTCTTCAAGCGAACAGTTCGGAAAGACCTGACCTACACCTGTCGGGACAGTAAAGACTGTATTGTGGATAAGAGACAGAGGAACCGATGCCAATACTGCCGCTATCAGAAGTGCCTGGCCATGGGCATGAAGAGAGAAG TGGCCAAGATGAACGACAGAT CTGTTCAAGAGGAGCGGCAGAGGAACAAGGAAAGAGATGGGGAAGTGGAGTCCACCAGTGCAGTGAACGAGGAGATGCCAGTAGAGAAGATTTTGGAAGCAGAGATGGCTGTAGAGCAGAAAACAGAGCTTCATGCAGATGGAAGTTCAGGCGGCAGCTCT CCCAACGATCCTGTCACCAACATCTGTCAAGCAGCAGACAAGCAGCTCTTCACTCTGGTGGAGTGGGCCAAGAGGATCCCTCACTTCTCTGAGCTGCCCCTGGACGATCAGGTCATCTTGCTGCGTGCAG GCTGGAATGAGCTGCTGATTGCCTCGTTCTCCCATCGCTCCATCTCAGTAAAGGACGGGATTTTACTGGCCACCGGCCTCCATGTGCACAGGAACAGCGCTCACAGTGCAGGTGTTGGAGCCATCTTTGACAG GGCGCACAATGCTGAGGTTGGGGCCATATTTGACAG GGTTTTAACAGAGCTTGTAAGCAAAATGAGAGACATGCAAATGGACAAGACAGAGCTGGGCTGCCTTCGAGCAATCATCCTCTTCAACCCAG ACGCCAAGGGTTTGTCCAACCCCAGTGAGGTAGAGCTTCTCAGAGAGAGGGTGTACGCATCTCTGGAGTCTTATTGCAAACAGAAATACCCCGATCAGCAGGGCAG GTTTGCAAAGCTCCTCCTGCGACTCCCAGCACTGCGCTCCATCGGTCTGAAGTGCCTGGAGCATTTGTTCTTCTTCAAACTGATTGGTGACACGCCCATTGACACCTTCCTGATGGAGATGCTGGAGGCGCCTCACCAGCTCACCTAG
- the rxrba gene encoding retinoic acid receptor RXR-beta-A isoform X2, translating to MGDSRDSRSPDSSSVSSPPSGQRSPSLVPSAASMTSLPPITSTGVNSPVSSIGSPFSVISSSLGSPCLPGTPSVGYGPISSPQINSTVSMSGLHAVSSSDDVKPPLGLKHLSSHSPGPMLSQKRLCSICEDRSSGKHYGVYSCEGCKGFFKRTVRKDLTYTCRDSKDCIVDKRQRNRCQYCRYQKCLAMGMKREAVQEERQRNKERDGEVESTSAVNEEMPVEKILEAEMAVEQKTELHADGSSGGSSPNDPVTNICQAADKQLFTLVEWAKRIPHFSELPLDDQVILLRAGWNELLIASFSHRSISVKDGILLATGLHVHRNSAHSAGVGAIFDRAHNAEVGAIFDRVLTELVSKMRDMQMDKTELGCLRAIILFNPDAKGLSNPSEVELLRERVYASLESYCKQKYPDQQGRFAKLLLRLPALRSIGLKCLEHLFFFKLIGDTPIDTFLMEMLEAPHQLT from the exons ATGGGAGACAGTCGAG ATTCTCGCAGCCCAGACAGTTCGTCTGTGTCCTCCCCGCCTTCGGGCCAACGCTCGCCTTCACTGGTTCCCTCCGCAGCTTCCATGACCTCCCTGCCACCCATTACATCCACCGGGGTCAACAGCCCCGTCAGTAGCATCGGATCCCCCTTTTCTGTTATTAGCTCATCACTGGGCTCTCCCTGCTTACCTGGCACCCCGTCGGTGGGTTATGGCCCAATTAGTAGCCCTCAG atcaACTCAACAGTGTCCATGTCAGGGCTCCATGCAGTGAGCAGCTCCGATGATGTGAAACCTCCACTTGGCTTGAAGCATCTGTCGTCTCACAGCCCGGGGCCGATGCTTTCCCAGAAACGCCTTTGTTCTATCTGCGAAGACAGATCCTCTG gtAAACATTATGGCGTATACAGCTGTGAGGGCTGCAAAGGCTTCTTCAAGCGAACAGTTCGGAAAGACCTGACCTACACCTGTCGGGACAGTAAAGACTGTATTGTGGATAAGAGACAGAGGAACCGATGCCAATACTGCCGCTATCAGAAGTGCCTGGCCATGGGCATGAAGAGAGAAG CTGTTCAAGAGGAGCGGCAGAGGAACAAGGAAAGAGATGGGGAAGTGGAGTCCACCAGTGCAGTGAACGAGGAGATGCCAGTAGAGAAGATTTTGGAAGCAGAGATGGCTGTAGAGCAGAAAACAGAGCTTCATGCAGATGGAAGTTCAGGCGGCAGCTCT CCCAACGATCCTGTCACCAACATCTGTCAAGCAGCAGACAAGCAGCTCTTCACTCTGGTGGAGTGGGCCAAGAGGATCCCTCACTTCTCTGAGCTGCCCCTGGACGATCAGGTCATCTTGCTGCGTGCAG GCTGGAATGAGCTGCTGATTGCCTCGTTCTCCCATCGCTCCATCTCAGTAAAGGACGGGATTTTACTGGCCACCGGCCTCCATGTGCACAGGAACAGCGCTCACAGTGCAGGTGTTGGAGCCATCTTTGACAG GGCGCACAATGCTGAGGTTGGGGCCATATTTGACAG GGTTTTAACAGAGCTTGTAAGCAAAATGAGAGACATGCAAATGGACAAGACAGAGCTGGGCTGCCTTCGAGCAATCATCCTCTTCAACCCAG ACGCCAAGGGTTTGTCCAACCCCAGTGAGGTAGAGCTTCTCAGAGAGAGGGTGTACGCATCTCTGGAGTCTTATTGCAAACAGAAATACCCCGATCAGCAGGGCAG GTTTGCAAAGCTCCTCCTGCGACTCCCAGCACTGCGCTCCATCGGTCTGAAGTGCCTGGAGCATTTGTTCTTCTTCAAACTGATTGGTGACACGCCCATTGACACCTTCCTGATGGAGATGCTGGAGGCGCCTCACCAGCTCACCTAG
- the LOC142367377 gene encoding major histocompatibility complex class I-related protein 1-like, whose protein sequence is METLEGVLVFYIDDNTTTAKVPHDWVRELIKENREQWEALGQSCLTYRHTLKDESDSFNQGSGQTEGAPIIQQIVSCEWDDETDKVNGYIRYGNNGEDFISFDLDTKTWITLDAQAVAIKKEWDGDEARNGFWELFLTTECPGWLKMSLTYGKSYLTRKDLPSVSLLQRTPSSPVTCHATGFYPESALIFWRRDGEEIHEGVDLGNILPNHNESFQMSVDLEVSSISPEDWRRYDCVFQLSGVQNGIVTELKKDAIKTNFRKKDTLSVVSIAVIATMAVVIVIIAAALGSIAIKKKNDRAILERSSTPPSDTISL, encoded by the exons ATGGAAACTCTTGAGGGAGTTTTAGTGTTCTATATTGACGACAATACAACAACAGCAAAAGTCCCACATGACTGGGTAAGAGAATTGATCAAGGAAAATAGAGAACAATGGGAAGCATTAGGACAGAGTTGCTTGACTTACAGGCACACCCTCAAAGATGAATCTGACAGTTTTAATCAGGGCTCAGGACAAACAGAAG GTGCTCCCATTATCCAGCAAATTGTTTCCTGTGAGTGGGACGATGAGACAGATAAGGTTAATGGTTATATACGCTATGGTAACAATGGAGAGGATTTCATCTCGTTTGACTTGGATACGAAGACTTGGATCACTTTAGATGCACAAGCTGTAGCCATTAAAAAAGAGTGGGATGGAGATGAAGCCCGTAATGGTTTCTGGGAACTCTTCCTCACCACAGAATGTCCTGGGTGGTTAAAAATGTCTTTGACTTATGGGAAGAGCTATCTGACTAGAAaag ATCTTCCTTCGGTGTCTCTCCTCCAGAGGACTCCCTCCTCTCCAGTCACCTGCCACGCTACAGGTTTCTACCCTGAGAGTGCCTTGATATTCTGGAGGAGAGATGGTGAGGAGATTCATGAAGGCGTGGACCTCGGAAACATACTCCCCAACCATAACGAATCCTTCCAGATGAGTGTAGACTTGGAAGTTTCATCAATCTCACCTGAAGACTGGAGGAGGTACGACTGTGTGTTTCAGCTCTCTGGTGTTCAAAATGGCATCGTCACAGAGCTGAAGAAAGACGCGATCAAAACTAACTTCAGAAAGAAAG ACACACTCTCTGTGGTCAGCATTGCTGTCATTGCTACAATGGCCGTTGTTATTGTCATCATCGCTGCTGCTTTAGGATCCATTGCTATCAAAAAGAAGAATG ACAGAGCCATTCTAGAGAGATCCTCTACACCAC CTTCTGACACAATCTCTCTCTGA
- the rxrba gene encoding retinoic acid receptor RXR-beta-A isoform X4 — translation MGDSRDSRSPDSSSVSSPPSGQRSPSLVPSAASMTSLPPITSTGVNSPVSSIGSPFSVISSSLGSPCLPGTPSVGYGPISSPQINSTVSMSGLHAVSSSDDVKPPLGLKHLSSHSPGPMLSQKRLCSICEDRSSGKHYGVYSCEGCKGFFKRTVRKDLTYTCRDSKDCIVDKRQRNRCQYCRYQKCLAMGMKREAVQEERQRNKERDGEVESTSAVNEEMPVEKILEAEMAVEQKTELHADGSSGGSSPNDPVTNICQAADKQLFTLVEWAKRIPHFSELPLDDQVILLRAGWNELLIASFSHRSISVKDGILLATGLHVHRNSAHSAGVGAIFDRVLTELVSKMRDMQMDKTELGCLRAIILFNPDAKGLSNPSEVELLRERVYASLESYCKQKYPDQQGRFAKLLLRLPALRSIGLKCLEHLFFFKLIGDTPIDTFLMEMLEAPHQLT, via the exons ATGGGAGACAGTCGAG ATTCTCGCAGCCCAGACAGTTCGTCTGTGTCCTCCCCGCCTTCGGGCCAACGCTCGCCTTCACTGGTTCCCTCCGCAGCTTCCATGACCTCCCTGCCACCCATTACATCCACCGGGGTCAACAGCCCCGTCAGTAGCATCGGATCCCCCTTTTCTGTTATTAGCTCATCACTGGGCTCTCCCTGCTTACCTGGCACCCCGTCGGTGGGTTATGGCCCAATTAGTAGCCCTCAG atcaACTCAACAGTGTCCATGTCAGGGCTCCATGCAGTGAGCAGCTCCGATGATGTGAAACCTCCACTTGGCTTGAAGCATCTGTCGTCTCACAGCCCGGGGCCGATGCTTTCCCAGAAACGCCTTTGTTCTATCTGCGAAGACAGATCCTCTG gtAAACATTATGGCGTATACAGCTGTGAGGGCTGCAAAGGCTTCTTCAAGCGAACAGTTCGGAAAGACCTGACCTACACCTGTCGGGACAGTAAAGACTGTATTGTGGATAAGAGACAGAGGAACCGATGCCAATACTGCCGCTATCAGAAGTGCCTGGCCATGGGCATGAAGAGAGAAG CTGTTCAAGAGGAGCGGCAGAGGAACAAGGAAAGAGATGGGGAAGTGGAGTCCACCAGTGCAGTGAACGAGGAGATGCCAGTAGAGAAGATTTTGGAAGCAGAGATGGCTGTAGAGCAGAAAACAGAGCTTCATGCAGATGGAAGTTCAGGCGGCAGCTCT CCCAACGATCCTGTCACCAACATCTGTCAAGCAGCAGACAAGCAGCTCTTCACTCTGGTGGAGTGGGCCAAGAGGATCCCTCACTTCTCTGAGCTGCCCCTGGACGATCAGGTCATCTTGCTGCGTGCAG GCTGGAATGAGCTGCTGATTGCCTCGTTCTCCCATCGCTCCATCTCAGTAAAGGACGGGATTTTACTGGCCACCGGCCTCCATGTGCACAGGAACAGCGCTCACAGTGCAGGTGTTGGAGCCATCTTTGACAG GGTTTTAACAGAGCTTGTAAGCAAAATGAGAGACATGCAAATGGACAAGACAGAGCTGGGCTGCCTTCGAGCAATCATCCTCTTCAACCCAG ACGCCAAGGGTTTGTCCAACCCCAGTGAGGTAGAGCTTCTCAGAGAGAGGGTGTACGCATCTCTGGAGTCTTATTGCAAACAGAAATACCCCGATCAGCAGGGCAG GTTTGCAAAGCTCCTCCTGCGACTCCCAGCACTGCGCTCCATCGGTCTGAAGTGCCTGGAGCATTTGTTCTTCTTCAAACTGATTGGTGACACGCCCATTGACACCTTCCTGATGGAGATGCTGGAGGCGCCTCACCAGCTCACCTAG
- the rxrba gene encoding retinoic acid receptor RXR-beta-A isoform X3, with translation MGDSRDSRSPDSSSVSSPPSGQRSPSLVPSAASMTSLPPITSTGVNSPVSSIGSPFSVISSSLGSPCLPGTPSVGYGPISSPQINSTVSMSGLHAVSSSDDVKPPLGLKHLSSHSPGPMLSQKRLCSICEDRSSGKHYGVYSCEGCKGFFKRTVRKDLTYTCRDSKDCIVDKRQRNRCQYCRYQKCLAMGMKREVAKMNDRSVQEERQRNKERDGEVESTSAVNEEMPVEKILEAEMAVEQKTELHADGSSGGSSPNDPVTNICQAADKQLFTLVEWAKRIPHFSELPLDDQVILLRAGWNELLIASFSHRSISVKDGILLATGLHVHRNSAHSAGVGAIFDRVLTELVSKMRDMQMDKTELGCLRAIILFNPDAKGLSNPSEVELLRERVYASLESYCKQKYPDQQGRFAKLLLRLPALRSIGLKCLEHLFFFKLIGDTPIDTFLMEMLEAPHQLT, from the exons ATGGGAGACAGTCGAG ATTCTCGCAGCCCAGACAGTTCGTCTGTGTCCTCCCCGCCTTCGGGCCAACGCTCGCCTTCACTGGTTCCCTCCGCAGCTTCCATGACCTCCCTGCCACCCATTACATCCACCGGGGTCAACAGCCCCGTCAGTAGCATCGGATCCCCCTTTTCTGTTATTAGCTCATCACTGGGCTCTCCCTGCTTACCTGGCACCCCGTCGGTGGGTTATGGCCCAATTAGTAGCCCTCAG atcaACTCAACAGTGTCCATGTCAGGGCTCCATGCAGTGAGCAGCTCCGATGATGTGAAACCTCCACTTGGCTTGAAGCATCTGTCGTCTCACAGCCCGGGGCCGATGCTTTCCCAGAAACGCCTTTGTTCTATCTGCGAAGACAGATCCTCTG gtAAACATTATGGCGTATACAGCTGTGAGGGCTGCAAAGGCTTCTTCAAGCGAACAGTTCGGAAAGACCTGACCTACACCTGTCGGGACAGTAAAGACTGTATTGTGGATAAGAGACAGAGGAACCGATGCCAATACTGCCGCTATCAGAAGTGCCTGGCCATGGGCATGAAGAGAGAAG TGGCCAAGATGAACGACAGAT CTGTTCAAGAGGAGCGGCAGAGGAACAAGGAAAGAGATGGGGAAGTGGAGTCCACCAGTGCAGTGAACGAGGAGATGCCAGTAGAGAAGATTTTGGAAGCAGAGATGGCTGTAGAGCAGAAAACAGAGCTTCATGCAGATGGAAGTTCAGGCGGCAGCTCT CCCAACGATCCTGTCACCAACATCTGTCAAGCAGCAGACAAGCAGCTCTTCACTCTGGTGGAGTGGGCCAAGAGGATCCCTCACTTCTCTGAGCTGCCCCTGGACGATCAGGTCATCTTGCTGCGTGCAG GCTGGAATGAGCTGCTGATTGCCTCGTTCTCCCATCGCTCCATCTCAGTAAAGGACGGGATTTTACTGGCCACCGGCCTCCATGTGCACAGGAACAGCGCTCACAGTGCAGGTGTTGGAGCCATCTTTGACAG GGTTTTAACAGAGCTTGTAAGCAAAATGAGAGACATGCAAATGGACAAGACAGAGCTGGGCTGCCTTCGAGCAATCATCCTCTTCAACCCAG ACGCCAAGGGTTTGTCCAACCCCAGTGAGGTAGAGCTTCTCAGAGAGAGGGTGTACGCATCTCTGGAGTCTTATTGCAAACAGAAATACCCCGATCAGCAGGGCAG GTTTGCAAAGCTCCTCCTGCGACTCCCAGCACTGCGCTCCATCGGTCTGAAGTGCCTGGAGCATTTGTTCTTCTTCAAACTGATTGGTGACACGCCCATTGACACCTTCCTGATGGAGATGCTGGAGGCGCCTCACCAGCTCACCTAG